TAGCTAGTTTAGCAATCATCTTAATTACAAAGTTCAGAATGCATATACTATGACTATGATGATGATCTTTGTGACCACTATACTCAAAACCCATTAAGATCATATACCCACATTGAGGTTAGTACATAACAATTAACTTCCTTCAAACTAGAGAATATTAAGGGTGGAATACACAAAAATGGGAGGGTTTTTCTTCAATCTAacttttgtttaaattttcatTGGCAGAGAATGGAGGAGTAAACGCACAAACTCGATCCTTGAACAAATAACAGGACATATTAAtatttgaaaagtaaaaaataaatcctCTTTTAATTCTGTCAAGTTAATAATATCACCTATAATAGTCAACTTTAAGATCTTAATTATTAGATGTTAGAAaccatttaattttcaaataccAATGTGCCCAAAATTTAGTCAAAGACAAATTTTGAGGTCTACTTGTCTTGAAAATTCTTATAAAACATACTGAACACAAACATTTATACTTtacaaaaataccaaaaaattagtaaaattgtTGAGGTAAATCTTTTGTGTCCTTGATGTCTTTCAATGAAATAAACACCCCATTCCAATTTCTACCatcaaataaaattgaagaaaaattttcCCCCACAATCTCCACCCTCAGTGGAAAATAGTATCACTTAATAAAGAGGGGCCCTCTGTGGGGTCCCTTTCCTCCGGTTCGGAAGACCAACCAAAATGTCATGAACCGGTCGACAAACCTGTGCGGTTGGACGACTAGCCGAACCGGAACTTCGCTTTTTTCTCACAATTTCTGTGGTGGCAGTGCAAGCAAGGGTGGTCTTACAATCAACCCCACCAACACATCCACCTGAACCGGATGAGGTCCAAACTGAACCAGCCGGTTCAAGAACCGAGTCAGTTGTCAGTTGACCATCATCAAACCCGGTTTCATTGAAGGGCAAATAGTTGCACTCATATAGGTACCCGGAGAGACTACCCCTACTTCCAATAAGATAGTTGATCTGTGAAAgcaatacaaaataaacaagttaacaaaactaaatttaaaaaagaaaataaaaaatatgtattcaaatctaaacaaatttaatagtaaaaaaacactaaatattttactttttttaaagaGGATTCTCGTTATGTATGGGTACTTGTTAtggaatataaaaattaagaacTATTGATTTAACAagaactttaaaaaaatatatcttttaaatgAAAAGTTTCtaactttaattttcttaacAAACACAGCACTTGTCAAATATAATCCCATAAAAGATTTAGCCTAGATAGGAAAAAGGAGGAAATTGACATGGTAGCATGGGAACatggataaaaaataaaataaaaaatgcaactTTTTATAGAAAAAGAGGCTAGAGAAGCAGATGAATAGTCATAGAGAATGGGAATAATAGTAACATGGAATTGGAATGTGAGTATGTTATGGGGTTGAAAGTTGAAAGCAAgttatgttttcttctttttaggccaagagagaaaaagagatgaagagaaagGGTAATTAAGTAAATTAACCTTGCAAGAGAGAGAGCAGAATTGATATGGGTCCTGCAGGGTTCTGTCGCAAGTACTGCACGAATTGCCGGAATTACCCCTAAAGTTCCTTGTCTGTGCCCTTTCTTTTATAAACACCACTTTTGCACTGTTCGTTGTGTATGACTGCAAAATCAAACacacaaagaagaagagaacaacCAATTATAGTTAATAACCATGTTTTTTATTTGTGCAAAAATAGCAGCATATATCACCATATTTTTGTCAATTAATTCATGaatgaattttcatttttaagactaacataaacattaaaaaaaaaactgaattgAGAATTAAGAAATTTTCATATTACTGAGCTAAATTAGCAGTTACACTTACATAAaagtgaaaattaaagaagcttcaaaattctattttctttaattaattagtttacttaaatatttttttcctttttgagtatgaaatttaattatgGACTCACTTGAACAGAAGTGCAGTCAATTAACTTTGCAGCATCATCCAACCTTATAACATCGTGGTACACATACCTTCTAATctgcaatttaaaaaaataataataaattcagtaattgaaaaataatatggcaaaaaaaagaaagaaagaagaattgaaGGTAGGAACCTGCAAGAGTCTGTGAGAGCGATGTGGGGCTAAACAGTGAGGGCAGAGAGTGATGCAACAATCCAAGCAATAAAcgttcttctcattcttctttgcttcttcaTGAACTATGCAAGCGTTGTAGAACTTCTCTGTTAGAAGCACTTGCAGCCACCGAGGAAGACCACCACCATTGTCATGATGTTGtttagaagaagaaggaggagcaGGTATCAACTGTgaataattgaattgaattgagttaataAGTAGTCATCATAAATAAAGTAGAGAAAGAACAAAGagtaataattataatgataccaaccatgatgatgatgatgatgatgatgatgatgatggtgaatgTGTTTTATTTAGTAGTGTGTTAAGTACTGAGCTTGCTTGAAGAGAagtgagaaaaaataaaagaagagacgTATAATTATAGAGTGGGGGTGCGTGTGTGTGATCACacagtaaataataataattatttatttatttattattattattattggatttttgaaaaaggtggagagagggagagagggagagaagggaGAAGCGGCGATTGCAGGGTGGGTTGATAGGAAAAGTTACTGTTACCGATGAGATGAGATGAAAGACAAAGTGAGagggaaataataataataataataataataatacaagcTTAAAGTAAGGAAGGATATTGTGTGATTGTGTCGTACACAAATCTTAATTgcttttgatttggtttggtttCATTCATAAAAATCCATTTTACCTtcttaagaaataataaattcttaaatggttagtttttaagaatattaaatcgaatattataattttcaacaactaaattttaattttttcattaacaTTTGaacatattattttattttattctattaattcactcattaaaatttttttttaaatatttttgtttctattgttatcttttatttttttcttattactaTGTTACTTTTACTCTCAAATCATTGTAATAATTATTTTGACTCCaacaattataatttttgtcGCTACCTAAAAGATaatcataatgaaaaaaaattaattttgaccagacaactgaaataaaataaaataaaatatttagaatgaaaataagatattttaaatattggctgatttttttatataaaaaaatataatatttaatgttaaaatagaTGTATGTAAAGTAATTACATTGATATAATGTCAAAATTAAAACGCAGGTGACATTTagtttttgtataatttttataaatgacAACCTACAAAACGCATGTTGTGTCTCACATttgcattttattatttttttgaggtAATAACCAAATCAGCACTCAAAAGATTTAGACGTTGATATTTTGATACTTTACTATTGATATTGATAAAATGGTccttaaaatattctaaaatttgaCAAGTGTACCCCCAAGTTCGTCAGAACAATAAAGAATTAGGACGGGGAGGGTTTTTGCCATGTCATCAAAACGTAGTGGTAATATCACCACTGTGCTTGCCGAAGATTTGCTCCGGCGAATTCGAGGGCacgcttgtcaaattttaaaatcttttaaagaccattttgtcaataacaatagTAAGGTACCAAAATGTCAGCGTTTGAATCTTTCGGATACTGATTTGGTCATTACCTCTATTTGTTTTTGGAAGAACGAAATGCAGAATACACTttgtatttgttaatttttttattcaaaagttGCAAAATACAACTTGCGTTttgtataagaaaaaaatattttaaacgaGGTATTGTCTATAAATACCATTATCAATTCATCCGTGTTTATCAGTTTCATTCCGCTTTCTTTCATACTTGTGAGTTTTTTGACAATTTTGTAGTGccaaaaaaaattggattaagTGAAGTTGAGATTATGAAAAGTATTGTAAATTTGTGAGTGTATTATAACGGTGAGATTATACCAAACACACATGAAGGAGTGACTTTTATTTGTGAATGCCCTTTTTCTTTGCCATTCCATGCACCATGAGTTTTGCAAAGTTAGAAAATGATCTTTCTAAAAACATATAAAGTCACATTTTCAAGAGAGTGAACAACATTTTATACAGAAATCTTGTACAAATATTTGGTGGGTTGATACAGTTTCAAGTAATTCCCATCACTGACAACGTATATATGCAGCAGATGTTCTATATTTATCAACAAACCTGATTTCACATGCCAATGATAAAGTTGTATGTTGAGTTTAAACAGCATACGGGACTAGACGCGGTTGGCAAGGAAGTGAATGTTAATGAGCTTAGAGATATAGATTAGGAAGAAGATAACAACGACAGTAAAGAAGAGTTCGAAGCCAATTATGAAATcgatgatgaaaatgatgatggAGACGAAGCAGGCAATCGGAAGATACAAAATGCAGACGATGCACTTATAATCCAGAACCCTTTTGGCGTTCCGTTTTTCATGTAAATTTTGGATCTCGCAGCAATGCATGCCTCAAAATTTTCTGAGTATGCAAATATGGGTATGTTAATTAAAGTTACCACTACCATTTCTTTTATTTGCCTAAATCGACTAACGGTGGTTTGTATGTCGTAGGTGAAGGTAATGTTAGCGAAAGATGATAAGTTTAATGTCGAAATAAAATTTGTTTCTAGAGAATCGATAATATTTGCCATCAAAGACTACACTATCTCTAGAGGAGTTGATTACACTGTATATAAATTTGAGTCGCAGACATTTTATacaaaatgataataatatattaattatatattattaataatatactaataataacaattaataatatataaaaacagTAATAATANNNNNNNNNNNNNNNNNNNNNNNNNNNNNNNNNNNNNNNNNNNNNNNNNNNNNNNNNNNNNNNNNNNNNNNNNNNNNNNNNNNNNNNNNNNNNNNNNNNNNNNNNNNNNNNNNNNNNNNNNNNNNNNNNNNNNNNNNNNNNNNNNNNNNNNNNNNNNNNNNNNNNNNNNNNNNNNNNNNNNNNNNNNNNNNNNNNNNNNNNNNNNNNNNNNNNNNNNNNNNNNNNNNNNNNNNNNNNNNNNNNNNNNNNNNNNNNNNNNNNNNNNNNNNNNNNNNNNNNNNNNNNNNNNNNNNNNNNNNNNNNNNNNNNNNNNNNNNNNNNNNNNNNNNNNNNNNNNNNNNNNNNNNNNNNNNNNNNNNNNNNNNNNNNNNNNNNNNNNNNNNNNNNNNNNNNNNNNNNNNNNNNNNNNNNNNNNNNNNNNNNNNNNNNNNNNNNNNNNNNNNNNNNNNNNNNNNNNNNNNNNNNNNNNNNNNNNNNNNNNNNNNNNNNNNNNNNNNNNNNNNNNNNNNNNNNNNNNNNNNNNNNNNNNNNNNNNNNNNNNNNNNNNNNNNNNNNNNNNNNNNNNNNNNNNNNNNNNNNNNNNNNNNNNNNNNNNNNNNNNNNNNNNNNNNNNNNNNNNNNNNNNNNNNNNNNNNNNNNNNNNNNNNNNNNNNNNNNNNNNNNNNNNNNNNNNNNNNNNNNNNNNNNNNNNNNNNNNNNNNNNNNNNNNNNNNNNNNNNNNNNNNNNNNNNNNNNNNNNNNNNNNNNTGTTACTggcatatgaatttttttaaataattataaattttaattacttttattaatataataatatataaattatggaTAACTGGTTAATGatcatttaaataattttaatagctacagaaaattttttttcttggtatTCTATAGTAAAATTCTAAGGGTTATAACAAACTTTATATAAACATAACAATATTATCGACAACAATAAGATTCAAAGTTCAAccttataaatttatttaactttCTACAAATTGAGTGAATAGATTGAGTAGTAAAACATTATATTATTGATTTAAACAAGTTCAATTCTACAATATATTATCaaatagttaaattattttacaaaaatgaATCTAATTACGACATAAGAGTgtgaatttatatttattttaaaaataatatttgatataCTTGCTTCATTGAATAGTTGAATAGTCTTTCATAAATCTCTTTATATAATTATGTCTAACATATACTattataattaacaaattatttgtaATTTAGACTTTTTCCCCACAAACGTAAGTATTATAAAAACAATAAGATAAAACTATAGTAATCAAATTCGATCCGACCCGGTTAGTCAAACCGAAAATCTAATAACTTCGGTTAGATTATCATTTGAATTGATCAAGTAATTAATCCGaccaaatttaatcaaattcgaTAAAAATGGGCTAAAACCAACCTagacaaatttaataaaatctcgttaaattataaaaaatattattttctacacatgatattttttattaaatatattacataaataaaattaattttttaatataaataaaactaaaaaaaatatttttatcacgaaaatataaaaacaaaattaaattttatataattatttaattataaccaaatcaattaatttaatttatcactCAATAATTCAGTAATTTAGTtgattaattatcaatttaattttaataactatgataaaaatagataataataataatatcttaaaCCTATATTTCCCTTTAGTTTTTGCTTTTGTATTAGCAATAAGAGTCCATGTTCCAAAAACCCTAGAAGAACCCTAACCATATGGTTAACTTTGAATGGCCCTACTTGCTTGCGTCCTATCCCTACATTGCCAAATGCTAAATGACAAGACAAGAAACAGTGCTTTTTCTCAGTtatccataataataataaaaataaattaaatgattgaAAAAATGTCTAGTGTCAATAGGGTAAGTTACTAAAACCATATCATATTATCATGGCAAGATTCAGAAGGTGTGGAGatataaaaagaatttgaagtgtaccaaatatattaatattttaatatttttaattattaattttaattataaaatcgtcccttaaaattaataaatacggATATTTTAGGTATATTTAGAAACTTTCAATAAGGTTCTTGATTAACACAACCcaacaaaaaagaaatcaagCAATGCCTGTCTAGTCTACTCGACTACTCCCTCTTCTTTAGCATTTATATTTCGCAGTGTTTATGTTtcgttttaaaataataaaaagtagatatataaatatatttatattagccACGTAAATTACCCTATATGTATGTCTTGTTagtatttttatcatttactCTATAAGcgtatataattaatatattttttaaataaaataaatttttaNNNNNNNNNNNNNNNNNNNNNNNNNNNNNNNNNNNNNNNNNNNNNNNNNaaaagtttaaaatttaatttttgttatcaaaataaaatttaaaataaataaaacataaaaataaaaatttatataaaatttatgtaGAATAATATGTgatatttatatacataataaatcataaattagtatttacttactgttaaaatatatatgaaCCAATTAAATTAGCTATAAATTCTATTTAAATCACTTTATGTAAATCTATTCGATCTAAAAAAAATCGACAAATGTCTTATCCATTCTAACAAAATATTATGATGAttggttaaaataattttaggacTCATTTTAGatgtaattatttaatattatggaattattattattatattatataatttcttTTAGAGTATATTTTAAATCTTAGTACTAATTTGAGTAAGTTATTGTATTGTCGCGGTTTTGGACACATTTTAAAGTTATTGTGTCGGTACTCAAACTTACTCAACTTCTTGAGTTAAGATCAAGTCGGCCTAAGTCTAACTCTTAGTATTTAACAAGAAAGCTAAAAATACAAGAGAAAGAAAGCTTTAGTAGAAAGAACACTCTATTATTCAAATGTTTATTACAAGTGACTCGTATATAACTCACACTAACTCTCACCTCCTATTTATAATCATCCACCTCCTtaatggatggttaggattaaatctaatcaacggtACAGATTAATTATCTAGAACCTTTAttacaaatatctatcctacTACAACTTTCTAAATACTTCTATATTATTCTTTACTACTCTTTATATTCCTCTATATATCTACATTCTTCTAGAATACTCTATGACCTTCCAGAGTTTTCTAGAACCTTCTAGAATATTCTGGGAccttttaggatattttagaaTGTTCTAAAATTATCTAGAACATTCTCAAATACtccaaaaaattatacaaacacTATTAAATCTAACCATCTAAAATTTATCGTGACAGATATTATCTGAAGAGTGAAAAATTTTATGAGATATATTATAATTTCTCTGGCTTtataattaaaacttaaaagacaACTCtaaatatgtacaaattttttgaatttatatatttattatttgtcttagaataattttttaattaacaaaaatctaattttatattttttgtcataaaatttttaatattacatTATAAAATGACTcgttaaaagataaaaaactaataagaggacaaaaaaaaaagtagagacAAAAAGAGTGTAAAGAATAAAGGGAAGTAAGAGAGCCACGGAGAACATGAACGGTGTCTTCATTGATCAGCATTTACAGGTGGCAGTGGCAGCCTTCTTTCTTTGTGGCCTAATATCAACCCACTCTCACTCTCCCCATTATTTACTACACACTCCCATCAAGTTGGATCCTTtcaattgaatattttaattattctgtttatttttataattttattaaaattttaattattttttatatttttaattgaatttttatattatttttattttataattatttaatataagagtgttagaattaattaaata
This sequence is a window from Arachis duranensis cultivar V14167 chromosome 2, aradu.V14167.gnm2.J7QH, whole genome shotgun sequence. Protein-coding genes within it:
- the LOC107475707 gene encoding protein RGF1 INDUCIBLE TRANSCRIPTION FACTOR 1; the protein is MLIPAPPSSSKQHHDNGGGLPRWLQVLLTEKFYNACIVHEEAKKNEKNVYCLDCCITLCPHCLAPHRSHRLLQIRRYVYHDVIRLDDAAKLIDCTSVQSYTTNSAKVVFIKERAQTRNFRGNSGNSCSTCDRTLQDPYQFCSLSCKINYLIGSRGSLSGYLYECNYLPFNETGFDDGQLTTDSVLEPAGSVWTSSGSGGCVGGVDCKTTLACTATTEIVRKKRSSGSASRPTAQVCRPVHDILVGLPNRRKGTPQRAPLY